From Vitis vinifera cultivar Pinot Noir 40024 chromosome 5, ASM3070453v1, the proteins below share one genomic window:
- the LOC100256194 gene encoding uncharacterized protein LOC100256194: MGFFSFLGRLLFASIFILSAWQMFDEFGVDGGPAAKELIPKFTVIKQHISSKLGLGVPNIDVRNLVATTIVLKGLGGILFVFGSSFGAYLLLLHLAITTPLLYDFYNYELNKPEFHLLLPEFLQSIALFGALLFFLGMKNCIPRRQLKKKIPKTKTV; the protein is encoded by the exons ATGGGTTTCTTCTCGTTTCTCGGAAGACTCCTCTTTGCTTCCATTTTCATTCTCTCAGCATGGCAAAT GTTCGATGAATTTGGTGTTGATGGTGGACCAGCTGCAAAAGAATTAATTCCCAAGTTTACAGTCATCAAGCAACATATATCCTCCAAATTGGGGTTAGGGGTACCAAATATCGAT GTTCGTAATTTGGTTGCTACTACTATTGTTCTGAAAGGGCTTGGAGGCATTCTATTTGTGTTTGGCAGCTCATTTGGAGCTTATCTCCTG CTTCTCCACTTGGCAATTACCACTCCGTTGTTGTATGACTTCTACAACTATGAGCTTAACAAGCCAGAATTTCATTTGCTTTTGCCTGAGTTCCTGCAG AGTATAGCCCTCTTTGGTGCATTGCTCTTTTTCTTGGGGATGAAGAACTGCATCCCAAGGAGGCAACTCAAGAAGAAGATCCCTAAAACAAAGACAGTATAG